One segment of Pseudodesulfovibrio sp. 5S69 DNA contains the following:
- a CDS encoding chloride channel protein, with the protein MADRSEPLFLKLRRPNIRFLFLAIIIGGLAGYGAVLFKLILKYMQWVFYQNTADWLTFAGTVPLWMKLVMPTAGGLVVGLVVSFFASEAKGHGVPEVMQAIALRGGRIRKRVAAAKIFASAVTIGSGGSVGREGPMVQIGASIGSSVGQIFKIPRVHMKTMVGCGAAAGIAATFNAPIAGVLFALEIIIGDFGVMQFSPVVLSSVMATAISRYYFGDFPHFDIPTYSIVSLWEYLFYPVLGVVTGLVALAFTNSLYWLEDRFDAIPIPEWTKPAIGGAVLGVVFAVYPQVFGVGYGAMNETLLDKTPFALMLVLIVVKIVASSATLGSGGSGGIFAPSLFMGCMTGGAFGYVVHMLLPAYTATPAAYALVAMGGLVAGTTYAPITAILIIFEMTSDYSIILPLMLTCITATVMNSTIQRASIYTTKLLRRGIDIEAGRERHLLSHMLVKEVMVRDFVTIPQTMTLSSILWTFKTENAPYLHVVDEDQRLTGIISFRDLRAVLNEEGLADLLIAHDLATQNPVTVTTDDTLQDALDKITDRGVSQLPVLSTGKEPRVVGTLTELAIDAAYNSATVKAEIAEDEQRMES; encoded by the coding sequence ATGGCCGACCGAAGTGAACCGCTCTTTCTCAAGCTCAGACGACCCAACATCCGATTCCTGTTCCTGGCCATCATCATCGGCGGATTGGCCGGATACGGGGCGGTCCTGTTCAAGCTGATCCTCAAGTACATGCAGTGGGTGTTCTACCAGAACACCGCCGACTGGCTGACCTTTGCCGGGACCGTGCCGCTGTGGATGAAGCTCGTCATGCCCACGGCGGGCGGCCTGGTGGTCGGGCTGGTGGTCAGCTTTTTCGCGTCCGAGGCCAAGGGGCACGGCGTGCCCGAGGTCATGCAGGCCATCGCGCTGAGGGGCGGGCGCATCCGCAAGCGGGTGGCCGCGGCCAAGATCTTCGCCTCGGCCGTGACCATCGGCTCGGGCGGCTCGGTGGGCCGCGAGGGGCCCATGGTCCAGATCGGGGCATCCATCGGCTCGTCCGTGGGCCAGATATTCAAGATTCCGCGCGTACACATGAAGACCATGGTCGGCTGCGGGGCGGCCGCGGGCATCGCCGCGACCTTCAACGCGCCCATCGCCGGGGTGCTCTTCGCCCTGGAGATCATCATCGGCGACTTCGGGGTCATGCAGTTTTCGCCCGTGGTCCTGTCCTCGGTCATGGCCACGGCCATTTCCCGTTATTATTTCGGTGACTTTCCGCACTTCGACATCCCGACCTATTCCATCGTTTCCCTCTGGGAGTATCTGTTCTACCCGGTGCTCGGCGTGGTCACGGGGTTGGTGGCCCTGGCCTTCACCAATTCCCTGTACTGGCTGGAGGACCGCTTCGACGCCATCCCCATCCCGGAGTGGACCAAGCCCGCCATCGGCGGGGCCGTGCTCGGCGTGGTCTTCGCCGTCTATCCGCAGGTTTTCGGCGTGGGCTACGGGGCCATGAACGAGACCCTGCTCGACAAGACCCCGTTCGCGCTCATGCTCGTGCTCATCGTGGTCAAGATCGTGGCCTCTTCGGCAACGCTCGGCTCGGGCGGGTCGGGCGGCATCTTCGCGCCCAGCCTGTTCATGGGCTGCATGACCGGCGGGGCCTTCGGCTACGTGGTCCACATGCTCCTGCCCGCGTACACGGCCACGCCCGCGGCCTACGCCCTGGTGGCCATGGGCGGCCTGGTGGCGGGCACGACGTACGCGCCCATCACGGCCATCCTGATCATCTTCGAGATGACCTCGGACTATTCCATCATCCTGCCGCTCATGCTGACCTGCATCACGGCCACGGTCATGAACTCGACCATCCAGCGGGCGTCCATCTACACCACCAAGCTGCTGCGGCGCGGCATCGACATCGAGGCGGGCCGGGAGCGCCACCTGCTCTCGCACATGCTGGTCAAGGAGGTCATGGTCCGCGACTTCGTGACCATCCCCCAGACCATGACCCTGTCGAGTATCCTGTGGACCTTCAAGACCGAGAACGCGCCTTACCTGCACGTGGTGGACGAGGATCAGCGGCTGACCGGGATCATCTCCTTCCGCGACCTGCGGGCCGTGCTCAACGAGGAGGGGCTGGCCGACCTGCTCATCGCCCACGACCTGGCGACGCAGAACCCGGTGACCGTGACCACGGACGACACCCTGCAGGACGCCCTGGACAAGATCACGGACCGGGGCGTGTCCCAGCTCCCGGTGCTGTCCACCGGCAAGGAACCGAGGGTGGTGGGCACCCTGACCGAGCTGGCCATCGACGCGGCCTACAATTCAGCCACGGTCAAGGCGGAGATCGCCGAGGACGAACAGCGCATGGAGTCCTAG
- a CDS encoding rhodanese-like domain-containing protein: MQDQLSHYENKLRWEIDSWDLNESRKNGQNVVVVDARGAAAYDAEHIPGAVSLPHREMNEASTAGFDRDALYVAYCDGIGCNASTKGALNMTRLGFTVKELIGGLDWWKRDNHPTEKGEAPSSIGCAC; this comes from the coding sequence ATGCAAGACCAACTGAGCCACTACGAGAACAAGCTGCGCTGGGAAATCGATTCCTGGGATTTGAACGAGAGCCGCAAAAACGGCCAAAACGTGGTGGTCGTCGACGCGCGCGGAGCCGCCGCCTATGACGCCGAACACATCCCCGGCGCGGTCAGCCTGCCCCACCGGGAGATGAACGAGGCGAGCACCGCCGGGTTCGACCGCGACGCCCTGTACGTCGCCTACTGCGACGGCATCGGCTGCAACGCCTCCACCAAGGGCGCCCTGAACATGACCCGCCTCGGCTTCACCGTAAAGGAACTCATCGGCGGTCTCGACTGGTGGAAACGCGACAACCACCCTACCGAAAAGGGCGAGGCACCCTCCTCCATAGGCTGCGCCTGCTGA
- a CDS encoding YhcH/YjgK/YiaL family protein, whose product MILDVLDNADLYADLNPRFPTAFAFLRRPDLADLPVGRIDMEDGLYAVVAKGPGRKPEEALIETHDQYIDLAYVIAGTDTIGWKARRDLGPAVEASDPRADVAFYRDRPTHWAEVLPGMIAAYFPQDAHMPMISNAEIHKIIMKVRV is encoded by the coding sequence ATGATCCTCGACGTCCTCGACAACGCAGACCTGTACGCGGACCTCAACCCCCGCTTCCCCACCGCCTTCGCCTTCCTGCGCAGGCCGGACCTCGCCGACCTGCCCGTAGGGCGGATCGACATGGAGGACGGCCTGTACGCGGTGGTCGCCAAGGGGCCGGGCCGCAAGCCCGAAGAGGCGCTCATCGAGACCCATGACCAGTACATAGACCTGGCCTACGTCATCGCCGGCACGGACACCATCGGCTGGAAGGCGCGCCGCGACCTCGGCCCGGCAGTCGAGGCCTCCGACCCGCGCGCCGACGTGGCCTTCTACCGGGACAGGCCCACCCACTGGGCCGAAGTCCTGCCCGGCATGATCGCCGCCTACTTCCCGCAAGACGCGCACATGCCCATGATCTCGAACGCCGAGATCCACAAGATCATCATGAAGGTCCGCGTGTAA
- a CDS encoding dihydrolipoyl dehydrogenase family protein encodes MTYDLVVIGAGPGGFDAAVDAAGFGLSVALVEKDFLGGTCLNRGCIPTKLWLGATSAIEELHNQARMKIASGEVTVDFAGLQNRVQKHLGATRKAMAMQLKKLGVDLVEGMGRLSGDHQVTVATTDGEQRLDYKKLVVATGSRPIFFPGLEPDGECVLDSDMFLSMETMPESLIVVGAGFIGLEMAQVAHRFGCKITVVDAMDRVAPLEDPEVSKTLASVFKRWKWDIRLEERVAGVLSKDGKAELTFQTGDKLTADKALVAVGRGPVTQEIGLEAAGVELVFNQIQVDDYLMAAPDIYAVGDANGHIQLAHAASHQAHYVAQHAAGKTEGPYVCPPVPSVLYGAPEAMRVGKMENEAFLADFDSTEVSVAQLAANPMAQAHAATQGFVKVVWSGGKVVGVTAVGHDVSRLVTPAAMIVNQGWTADDVHSIIFAHPSLDESLLTALTADRKKVQ; translated from the coding sequence ATGACTTATGATCTCGTGGTCATCGGAGCCGGTCCCGGCGGCTTTGACGCCGCCGTGGACGCGGCGGGCTTCGGCCTGTCCGTGGCCCTGGTGGAAAAGGACTTCCTGGGCGGCACCTGCCTCAACCGGGGGTGCATCCCGACCAAACTCTGGCTCGGCGCGACCTCGGCCATCGAGGAGCTGCACAACCAGGCCCGCATGAAAATCGCCTCGGGCGAGGTGACCGTGGACTTCGCCGGGCTGCAGAACCGGGTGCAGAAGCACCTCGGCGCCACCCGCAAGGCCATGGCCATGCAGCTCAAGAAACTCGGCGTCGACCTCGTCGAGGGCATGGGCCGCCTGTCCGGCGATCATCAGGTCACGGTGGCCACGACCGACGGCGAACAGAGGCTGGATTACAAAAAACTCGTGGTCGCAACCGGGTCCAGGCCCATCTTCTTCCCCGGCCTGGAGCCGGACGGCGAGTGCGTGCTCGACTCCGACATGTTCCTGTCCATGGAGACCATGCCCGAGTCCCTGATCGTGGTCGGCGCGGGCTTCATCGGCCTGGAGATGGCCCAGGTGGCTCACCGCTTCGGCTGCAAGATCACCGTGGTGGACGCCATGGACCGCGTGGCCCCGCTGGAAGATCCCGAGGTCTCCAAAACGCTGGCCTCCGTGTTCAAGCGCTGGAAGTGGGACATCCGCCTGGAGGAGCGCGTGGCCGGCGTCCTGTCCAAGGACGGCAAGGCCGAACTGACCTTCCAGACCGGTGACAAGCTCACCGCGGACAAGGCCCTGGTGGCCGTCGGCCGGGGCCCCGTGACCCAGGAGATCGGCCTGGAAGCAGCGGGCGTGGAACTGGTCTTCAACCAGATTCAGGTGGACGACTACCTCATGGCCGCGCCGGACATCTACGCCGTCGGCGACGCCAACGGCCACATCCAGCTTGCCCACGCCGCCTCGCACCAGGCCCATTACGTGGCCCAGCATGCCGCCGGGAAAACCGAAGGGCCCTACGTCTGCCCGCCGGTGCCGAGCGTGCTCTACGGTGCGCCCGAGGCCATGCGCGTGGGCAAGATGGAGAACGAGGCGTTCCTGGCAGACTTCGATTCCACCGAGGTCTCCGTGGCCCAGCTCGCGGCCAACCCCATGGCCCAGGCCCACGCGGCCACCCAGGGGTTCGTCAAGGTGGTCTGGTCCGGGGGCAAGGTGGTCGGCGTGACCGCAGTGGGCCACGACGTGTCCCGGCTGGTCACCCCGGCGGCCATGATCGTCAACCAGGGCTGGACGGCCGACGACGTGCACTCGATCATCTTCGCGCACCCGTCCCTGGACGAATCCCTGCTCACGGCCCTCACCGCCGACAGGAAGAAGGTACAATGA